One genomic segment of Scylla paramamosain isolate STU-SP2022 chromosome 11, ASM3559412v1, whole genome shotgun sequence includes these proteins:
- the LOC135104793 gene encoding uncharacterized protein LOC135104793 produces the protein MFRPTLFLALVVVGLAASLTTEDHAITEKLQGSSLQSKASSMTTRLINHSSGSRGRMEQPTLRARPSQHELDHEQQVEDDLYTIRIIIIIIIVFVIILVILVLIIVAFMFQISRAADKIAANGSS, from the exons ATGTTCCGCCCAACTCTTTTCTTGGCGCTCG TGGTGGTGGGCTTGGCTGCTAGTCTGACCACAGAGGATCATGCCATCACAGAGAAATTGCAGGGTTCGTCACTTCAAAGTAAGGCATCGTCGATGACGACCAGGCTAATAAACCATTCAAGTGGGTCAAGGGGTCGTATGGAGCAACCCACCCTGAGAGCAAGACCGTCACAACATGAGCTCGACCATGAACAGCAAGTGGAGGACG ATTTGTACACGAtccgcatcatcatcatcatcatcatcgtgttCGTCATCATCCTGGTGATCCTGGTGCTGATCATCGTGGCTTTCATGTTCCAGATCAGCAGGGCCGCCGACAAGATCGCCGCTAATGGCTCTTCTTAA